Proteins encoded together in one Asterias rubens chromosome 4, eAstRub1.3, whole genome shotgun sequence window:
- the LOC117288826 gene encoding uncharacterized protein LOC117288826, with translation MKITVGEKAADLSQSDQDVDSSTSSLVVCYQAADNWCTKRQILSILAHNMTKQRLMQLIPGLTIYRIDAARKHAKESGGGQPVELEPITRSRLQKSKVDHFIQFISRPEFVQDVAFGTRRLKLSHGEKIEIPNVVRTVVVSRLVDLYQVYCQEIGITPLGRSSLFSITQVCAAAKKKSLSGLDNIAAEGSEGFDAMDGLMGLLGECGFSALWVDEHKTRFRTVRQYLKSDFKLHVQENNSCPDHCWTYALSPKDSCNHPHDVHCEICDDLRLLLNEVEFSISSVDTKYKYPSQKDEVAYDFESAKDRIIGLKNHLVRTMAQEKCKEDILSNLTSSQALLTMDWAMKYLPRRFREAQQDWFGKKGISWHVTVAVMKSGSEFEILCFVHLIQPCVQNWWSVLLVLEASLLELKRRRPNITEVSLRSDNAGCYHCAPLILSMADLAKKVDVIISRYDFSEVQAGKDICDRKIAPMKAHIERYVNEGNDVLTAEDMHTALESYNGVRGCYASVLKIGDMPSSDETLKWPGVTNFTNFSFEEGGVRSWLAYSIGNQFHPYAKLIKQPPGPLITTYTVGHYTEPKVLTGAIRQQRDDVQFSCTESNCVKTFPTDELLTHHLAAGRHMFRPLKESRLDKIARQWAEKIGEMQAGPSCSSKGVETVGSGAASASMSQAILSGWARKISKARKRFSQQVKDFLLAQFMIGANTGKKENPETVSRRLKSHLHRDDWLTTQQIASYFSRLALLHKSGTLPSKSWTDVQNNAVELVERQVLVDAVQNQCEL, from the exons ATGAAGATCACAGTTGGTGAAAAAGCTGCTGACTTATCACAAAGTGATCAAGATGTTGACAGCAGTACCAGCTCTCTAGTTGTGTGCTATCAAGCTGCAGACAACTGGTGTACCAAACGACAGATTTTATCAATATTGGCCCACAACATGACAAAGCAAAGACTCATG CAACTGATTCCGGGGCTCACCATCTACAGGATAGATGCAGCAAGAAAGCATGCTAAGGAAAGTGGTGGAGGGCAACCAGTAGAGTTGGAGCCAATAACAAGATCAAGACTACAGAAGAGCAAGGTTGATCACTTTATTCAATTCATCTCACGCCCAGAGTTTGTTCAAGACGTTGCATTTGGGACCAGGAGACTGAAGCTCAGTCATGGAGAAAAGATTGAAATCCCAAATGTTGTTCGAACCGTCGTCGTGTCTCGTCTTGTTGATTTATATCAAGTTTACTGTCAAGAGATTGGAATCACTCCACTTGGTCGTAGCTCACTGTTCAGTATCACTCAG GTGTGTGCTGCTGCCAAGAAGAAATCTCTCTCTGGTCTGGATAACATTGCTGCCGAGGGCTCGGAAGGGTTTGATGCTATGGATGGATTGATGGGATTGCTTGGTGAATGTG GCTTTTCAGCTTTGTGGGTAGATGAGCACAAAACTAGGTTCCGAACAGTTCGCCAATACCTGAAATCGGACTTCAAACTCCATGTTCAGGAAAACAATTCCTGTCCTGATCACTGTTGGACTTATGCACTGAGTCCTAAAGATTCTTGCAACCATCCTCATGACGTCCACTGTGAGATATGTGACGACCTACGTCTTCTGCTAAATGAAGTTGAGTTCTCCATATCAAGTGTCGACACAAAGTACAA GTACCCATCACAGAAGGACGAGGTAGCATATGATTTTGAGTCCGCCAAGGACCGTATCATTGGTCTAAAAAATCATCTTGTGCGTACAATGGCTCAGGAAAAGTGCAAAGAGGATATTCTTTCGAACCTTACCTCTTCCCAAGCACTTTTGACTATGGATTGGGCAATGAAGTATTTGCCGAGACGATTTAGAGAAGCTCAACAAGATTGGTTTGGCAAGAAAGGGATATCCTGGCATGTGACGGTTGCTGTGATGAAATCTGGCAGTGAATTTGAG ATTTTGTGCTTCGTCCATCTAATCCAGCCATGTGTCCAGAATTGGTGGAGCGTACTGTTAGTACTAGAAGCCTCGTTGCTTGAGCTGAAACGAAGGCGTCCAAACATCACCGAAGTCTCTCTTAGGTCTGATAATGCAGGATGTTACCACTGTGCACCTCTTATCCTGTCTATGGCAGATCTTGCTAAAAAAGTGGACGTCATCATTTCAAGGTATGATTTCTCTGAGGTACAGGCCGGTAAAGACATATGTGATCGTAAGATAGCACCGATGAAGGCCCATATCGAGCGGTACGTCAATGAAGGCAACGACGTACTCACTGCTGAAGACATGCACACTGCCTTAGAGTCATACAATGGTGTGAGAGGATGCTATGCATCTGTTCTGAAGATTGGAGACATGCCCTCTTCTGATGAAACTCTGAAATGGCCAGGTGTCACCAACTTTACCAATTTCTCCTTTGAGGAAGGTGGTGTGCGCTCCTGGCTCGCTTACAGCATTGGCAACCAATTCCATCCCTACGCTAAATTGATCAAGCAACCACCTGGACCACTGATCACCACTTACACAGTTGGACATTATACTGAGCCCAAAGTCTTGACGGGAGCAATTCGTCAACAAAGGGATGATGTTCAGTTCTCCTGTACAGAATCAAACTGTGTCAAAACTTTCCCCACCGATGAGCTCCTAACACATCATTTGGCAGCTGGACGGCATATGTTTCGTCCCCTTAAGGAATCTCGTCTTGACAAGATTGCACGTCAGTGGGCTGAAAAGATTGGCGAGATGCAAGCTGGCCCTTCTTGTTCCAGTAAAGGTGTTGAGACTGTCGGTTCGGGAGCAGCTTCGGCCTCTATGTCCCAGGCAATCCTTTCTGGCTGGGCTCGCAAGATTTCCAAGGCAAGGAAGAGGTTTTCACAGCAAGTGAAGGATTTTTTGCTAGCTCAGTTCATGATTGGCGCCAATAcaggaaaaaaggaaaacccaGAAACTGTGTCGCGGCGATTGAAAAGTCACTTGCACAGAGATGACTGGTTGACTACCCAACAGATAGCCAGCTATTTTTCACGTCTTGCTCTCCTACACAAATCTGGGACACTGCCATCAAAGAGCTGGACTGATGTGCAAAATAATGCTGTAGAATTGGTAGAAAGGCAGGTTCTCGTGGATGCTGTACAGAACCAGTGTGAGCTTTGA